In Prochlorococcus marinus str. MIT 1214, one DNA window encodes the following:
- a CDS encoding high light inducible protein, which yields MTPEAEKFNGWAAMLGFVAAFGAYATTGQIIPGIF from the coding sequence ATGACTCCTGAAGCAGAAAAGTTTAACGGTTGGGCAGCAATGCTTGGCTTCGTTGCAGCCTTTGGTGCATATGCAACAACAGGTCAAATTATTCCTGGAATTTTCTAA
- a CDS encoding DUF3104 domain-containing protein, with product MLDGFGQNGLMDEPLFLKVRPGDAVLYEKDQIGKVLTFVGGSRDPDAPSLFQIANVDSGEIRWIHGEEVTDIVSEYRTTIKKPSTFYEQIQQQQQ from the coding sequence TTGCTTGATGGATTTGGACAGAATGGACTTATGGATGAACCTTTATTTTTAAAAGTCAGACCAGGGGACGCTGTTCTATATGAAAAGGACCAAATTGGAAAAGTTCTTACTTTTGTTGGCGGCTCTCGTGATCCTGATGCACCCTCACTCTTTCAAATTGCCAACGTAGATTCTGGCGAAATCCGTTGGATTCATGGTGAAGAAGTTACTGACATCGTTAGCGAATATCGGACAACAATCAAAAAGCCTTCCACTTTCTATGAGCAAATTCAGCAGCAACAACAGTAG
- a CDS encoding SIMPL domain-containing protein (The SIMPL domain is named for its presence in mouse protein SIMPL (signalling molecule that associates with mouse pelle-like kinase). Bacterial member BP26, from Brucella, was shown to assemble into a channel-like structure, while YggE from E. coli has been associated with resistance to oxidative stress.), translating into MKVLSLIRALPFNAVEIIRRTPPLVFATTVLSIGGLIGFTSASKILVDGLKPAANSITVTGASTERIESDFAKWDIKVETTGNSQIDSYKKHKVSIEKTMTFLDRYDVKNNDYQSVALLPASTSKEINKNPKTGEIISKKWVTTQWIEIESNDVFNIDQTYRQMSELLGKGVLVRPSRPEYTYTTLAAKRVDMLAKATKDAHTRAEAIVYQTGSELGNVRKVDTGVFQITVPNSTRVSSWGSYDTSTINKDITAVMGVTFEVN; encoded by the coding sequence ATGAAAGTTCTATCTCTCATAAGAGCTTTACCTTTTAATGCGGTTGAAATTATTCGACGCACTCCTCCTCTAGTTTTTGCTACAACAGTCTTATCAATTGGTGGGCTTATTGGATTTACAAGTGCATCAAAGATTTTGGTTGATGGTCTAAAACCTGCAGCAAACAGCATCACAGTTACTGGAGCAAGTACAGAGCGAATAGAAAGTGATTTTGCAAAATGGGACATTAAGGTTGAAACGACAGGAAATTCTCAGATTGATTCATATAAAAAACATAAAGTATCTATCGAAAAAACAATGACTTTTCTTGATCGTTATGACGTTAAGAACAATGACTACCAATCAGTTGCTCTATTACCTGCCTCAACCTCAAAAGAAATAAATAAAAACCCTAAAACAGGTGAAATAATTTCTAAGAAATGGGTCACTACACAATGGATCGAAATTGAAAGCAATGATGTTTTTAATATTGATCAAACATATAGACAGATGAGTGAACTACTGGGTAAAGGAGTTCTTGTAAGGCCAAGTCGACCAGAGTATACATATACAACACTCGCAGCAAAACGGGTAGATATGCTTGCAAAAGCCACAAAAGATGCACATACAAGAGCTGAAGCTATTGTCTATCAAACGGGTTCAGAACTTGGCAATGTAAGGAAGGTTGATACTGGCGTTTTCCAAATAACAGTACCTAATTCAACAAGAGTAAGTAGCTGGGGGTCTTATGACACAAGCACAATTAATAAAGACATTACTGCTGTGATGGGAGTCACATTCGAAGTCAATTAA
- a CDS encoding GIY-YIG nuclease family protein: protein MKNASPKSILNEIRRIEDIPGFVYVIRNKDLYKIGITVSIKRRVKELKPDEVVAVKEASNIRGIEKLLHKRYKHCRVPQTEYFRLNNEEVIEVINLLGGEVASSYSIAPSIQKELQQLEKIAKRKVKFKLTPEIQSVIDELQDTIFNSYSGESLWEEVPLIENGIEIGRESSYFAYAKIKAESPDIDIKVPLSEDLLNAIERLWSREDLFLSVARAETADEAQESANEILRDFLLILCWGYWEGSITLSSDGESSARSHVEIMEDTLRSLGVWYTTESPAKRRELEALKGWRSKKLKSLF, encoded by the coding sequence GTGAAAAATGCCAGCCCAAAATCGATTCTTAACGAGATTCGACGAATTGAGGATATACCAGGATTTGTATATGTAATTAGGAACAAAGATCTCTATAAAATTGGTATTACTGTCTCTATCAAGAGAAGAGTAAAGGAACTAAAACCAGATGAAGTTGTAGCAGTTAAAGAAGCTTCCAATATTCGTGGAATAGAAAAGCTCCTACATAAGCGCTACAAGCATTGTCGAGTTCCTCAAACGGAGTACTTCAGGCTAAACAATGAAGAGGTAATTGAGGTTATAAATCTTCTAGGTGGAGAAGTTGCGAGTTCCTATTCCATAGCTCCTTCAATACAAAAAGAACTTCAGCAACTTGAGAAAATAGCCAAAAGAAAAGTCAAATTTAAGCTCACACCTGAAATTCAAAGCGTTATTGATGAGCTACAAGACACTATATTCAACAGCTATAGCGGCGAATCTCTTTGGGAAGAAGTACCACTAATAGAAAACGGAATAGAGATTGGAAGAGAGTCCTCCTATTTTGCTTATGCAAAAATCAAAGCAGAAAGTCCTGATATAGATATCAAGGTTCCACTTTCTGAAGATTTACTAAATGCGATTGAAAGACTTTGGTCAAGAGAAGACTTGTTCTTATCAGTTGCACGAGCAGAGACAGCCGATGAAGCTCAAGAATCAGCGAACGAAATATTAAGGGACTTCTTGCTAATTCTTTGCTGGGGCTATTGGGAAGGATCTATTACGCTTAGCTCTGATGGGGAAAGTTCTGCTCGGTCTCATGTAGAAATAATGGAAGACACCTTGAGAAGCCTGGGGGTTTGGTACACGACAGAATCACCAGCTAAGCGTAGAGAGTTAGAAGCTCTTAAGGGTTGGAGAAGCAAAAAACTGAAAAGTCTCTTTTGA